In Bradyrhizobium paxllaeri, the genomic stretch GGGAATGTTGAGCCGAGCGCTCAGTTCAGCGACGGTGATGCTCCTGATCGGCTGCTTCACGGCAGGCGTGGCGCAGGCGGAAAATCTCGACGCCGGCAAGAGTCCGGGCCAGATCTTCTCGAGCACCTGCAATGCCTGCCACAAGAGCCCACGTGGCCTCTTGAAGAACGTGTCGGCTTCGTCGTTGCCGGGCTTTCTGCGCCAGCATTATACGACCGGCACCAACATGGCCTCGGTGCTGTCCTCCTACCTGATATCCAACGGCGCTGCCGACCCTCGGTACCAGAGCAAGGATCAGGCAAAGAAGGACGCTAGGCAGAAGGACGCCAAGCAGGACGGCAGGACCGATCAGCCCGACCGATTCAGCTTCGGCCGCCGGCAGCCGCCGGCCCAGGAGACTTCCCGGCCGGAGGCCGACGGAACCGCACCGCAAGGCGAGGGCGCGCGTCCCGGCCGCGACGCCAAGCGGGCCGCGCGGCCACAAACGCCGCCCGAGGCGGCCAAACCTGCAGATGGCGAGGCCCCGGTACGGGCGGCAACCGACAGCAAATCCGGCGGCAAGCAGAAGCAGGGCCGGCGCGGCAGGCCTCCGGTTGAGGAGCCGCCGAAAGCCGAGCAGGCGATCCAGGGCGACGCCGCAAAGGAGGATGCGTCCAGGGACGCCGCCAAGGCCGAAACCGCCGCCACCGATCCCGGCAAGACTGACGCGATCAAGAGCGAAGGCGACAAGCCGGTCAGCGAGGCGGCGAAGCCCGTAGGCGAGCCGGAAGGATCGGCACGGGAGAGCAAATCCGACACCGCCAAGGTCGATGCTCCCAAGGAGAGCGTCGGCAGCGAGCCGAATCCGCTGCGGCCCGATCCGGTGCCTCCGATTACACCTGCGCCGCCAGCATCGGCAGTCACCGCGCCCGATCCGGCCACAAGCACGCCCGCGGCCACGCCAGAGCCCGCGGCCCCTCCGCCGGCGACCGCTGCGGCCCCCGCCGCACCGCCGGTCGAGCCTGCCGGCCCGCCTATGCCGCCCATCTCACGATAAAAATTCCAAATGCCGAATGGCGGTCGGTCACGTCGCTTGACCGTCGCTAGAGTAACACTCTAGAGTGTTGACCTAGTTGGGATCGACGGCGATGAGCACGGCACGCGAGGATCTGCTGGAAGCGGGATTGGCGGTGTTCGACCGTGACGGCTTCGAGGGCGCCACCGTGGCTGCCATCAGAGCCCGCGCCCGGGCGTCCAACGGCAGCTTTTTCCACTTCTTCGGCTCGAAGAAGGAGCTGGCCGGCACGCTCTTTCTGGAAATTCTCGCCCGCTACCACGCAGCCGTCATTGCCGCAGTCGATGAGCGCTGTGGCGCGCGGGAAGGCGTGGTGCGCCTGATCCGAGCGCATCTCGAATGGGTCGTCAGCGCCAGGCGCGAAGCGCGGTATCTGTTCGAGATTTCCCGCAGCGAGTGGACCGAGGAGATCCGCGGCGCGCAGCGCGTACAGAATTTGCGTCTGGTGGAAGCCGTCGAGCGATGGCGCGCACCGCTGGTCGAGCGCGGCGAATTATTGCCGATGACGTCGTCGGTGTTCTTCAGCCAGATCATCGGACCGGCGCAGATATTTTGCCGCGCATGGCTGTCGGGCCGTGACCGCGCCGATCCGAGAGAGCAGGCCGAAATGCTGATCGCCTGCGCCATCCGCGCGGTGGTCGCGCCCGAGAGGGTCCAACAACCGGGAGAAGCCAGATGAATGCGAACAACGATCCCGACTTCGCCCCGATCGCGACCCGGATCCGCGACAATGTCGGCCGTCAGGGTTTTATGAGCCATATCGGGGCCGAACTGTCCGAGCTGACCCGCGGCACGTGTACGCTCGAGGTCGACCGTCGGCCGGAGCTGCTGCAGCAGAACGGCCTGTTCCACGGCGGCGTGACAGCCTTTCTCGTCGACAACGCCACCACGATTGCGGCAGCGGCATCGCGCGGCCAATCGGCGCTGACGGCCGAATACAAGCTGAACCTGCTGTCGCCGGCGACAGGCGAGCGCTTGATCTGCCGCGCACGCGTGATCAAGCCCGGACGTCAGGTGGCCGTGGTTGCGGCCGACGTGTTCTGCGTAACCGATGGTATCGAGAAGCACACCGCGACCGCGCTCGCCTCGATAGCGATGCTGGACGAGAGGGCTACCGCCAGAATCCCAAGCCCGGCCTGATGAGGCCGGGCTTGAAGTCGTCATAGAGACAGATACGCGCGTTACTTCTCGGTCGAAGCCGGCGCCGGCGCCTCGTCGTCGTGCTGGGCTTCCGGATCGAAGAACTCGCCGGCGGCGGCAAGCGCCTCGGCGGCGGCGTCCTGGTCTTCCTGACGGGTCGAGATGTCCTCGCCGCGGTTGATGCGCTCGGCTTCGTCGGCGCTGCGCGCCACGGTGACGCTGACATTGACTTCGACTTCCGGATGCACGGCGATGGCGATCTCATGCTTGCCGATGGTCTTGATCGGGGCGTCGAGCAGAACCTGACTGCGGCTGATGGTGACGCCGTCGGCTTCGAACGAGGCGATAATGTCGCGCACGCTCACCGAGCCGAACAATTGGCCGGTCTCGGAGGCTTGACGCAGCACGACCACGTTGCGGCCGTCGATCTTCTCCGCGACCTTGGTTGCTTCGCCCTTGGCCTTGAGGTTGTTGGCCTCGAGCTCGGCCTTCATGCCGTCGAACTTGGCGCGGTTGTCGGCGGTGGCGCGCAGCGCCTTGCCGCGCTTGAGCAGAAAGTTGCGGGCGTAGCCGTCGCGTACTTTGACGACTTCGCCCATCTGACCGAGCTTGGCGACGCGTTCCAGCAGGATGACTTCCATTTTCGTTCTCCTTTGATGTTCGTATTCGATTAGGTGGATGTTGCAGTTTCAGGATGCGGGCAGGGGTGGAGGTTTGCCGCGCAGATAGCGCTGGCGAAGTCCGAAGATGGCGTCGGCAAGCCCGAGCGCGATCATCGCGAGAACGGGCCAGCCGAATACGATAACAATCGCGTAGGCACTGCAGAGCCAGAAGACGCGGCTTTTGAGCGCCAGCGTCAGCGTGTGCAGCACGGCAAAGCCGGTGAGGCCATAGGCCATCATCAGTGCGGTGGTCGCGATCTGTGCGAACATCGCGGCGAGCCCGCCGATGAAACAAAAAGCCAGCGCGACCGACAGCGCCACCAGCGTCATCGGCGGCAATTCCGCGCTCTTCAGGTCAGGCCACGGCCGCTGCAGCCGGCCCGAGGTCGCCGTGACTTTTCCGGCAAGCCAGAGATTGAGCGTCAGCGTCATCATGGCGACGATCGTTGCGGCGGCGGGAGCGATGATGGCGAGAGCGGTTACCCAGCGCTCGATATCCGCCGACGGCGTGGACCCTCGCGGCGCGAGAATTCGCATCAGACCCCGGCGCAGCACGCCCTGGATGGCCTGGGCGTCGCCACCAAGCGTCAGCATGGCCGCGATCGTGGTCAGCGCGGCAAAGCCGGCGATCCAGAGCAGGATACGGCCGACCGGATACCATTCGAGCTGAACCGCAGCGGGCGCCGAACCATCTTCGGCGGCGGCAGGCAGCGGCCGTCCCAGCAAAGCGAGATGGCCGAGCCACCAGGCCGGCACGGCCACGGTGATCGCAAAGGCGATGCAATAGGCCAGGCCGAAAATCGCGCCGAGGCCTGCCGCCGCGGCGATGCCGCCGATCGTCGCCGCAAGCGGACCCCATCCGAGCGCCACCACCATCAGCGGCAGCGGCGCCAGATAGAACAGCAGCAATGAGATCAGCGCGCCCGAGATGATCGAGGCGAACATCAGCGCCGACGCGCAGCCGGCCGCAAGACCAATGAGGACAATCGTGATCATCAGCTGTCCCGCTCCTTTCGAGCGGTTAGATAGAGGTCAGCAAAAAATGCCGCCTTTACCAACTAGTTAGGGATCCAAGGGGCGATCAGGTATCAAAATACCAGTTCGTATCGCCCCCAATCAAACGATCACGGCCCCACCGGGGCCGTGATGCCCGGCCTTTTAGATCAGGAGGCGCAGCCGATCAAGGGTACCTGGCCCAATGATGTCAGA encodes the following:
- a CDS encoding PaaI family thioesterase, which translates into the protein MNANNDPDFAPIATRIRDNVGRQGFMSHIGAELSELTRGTCTLEVDRRPELLQQNGLFHGGVTAFLVDNATTIAAAASRGQSALTAEYKLNLLSPATGERLICRARVIKPGRQVAVVAADVFCVTDGIEKHTATALASIAMLDERATARIPSPA
- a CDS encoding TetR/AcrR family transcriptional regulator — protein: MSTAREDLLEAGLAVFDRDGFEGATVAAIRARARASNGSFFHFFGSKKELAGTLFLEILARYHAAVIAAVDERCGAREGVVRLIRAHLEWVVSARREARYLFEISRSEWTEEIRGAQRVQNLRLVEAVERWRAPLVERGELLPMTSSVFFSQIIGPAQIFCRAWLSGRDRADPREQAEMLIACAIRAVVAPERVQQPGEAR
- the rplI gene encoding 50S ribosomal protein L9, with the translated sequence MEVILLERVAKLGQMGEVVKVRDGYARNFLLKRGKALRATADNRAKFDGMKAELEANNLKAKGEATKVAEKIDGRNVVVLRQASETGQLFGSVSVRDIIASFEADGVTISRSQVLLDAPIKTIGKHEIAIAVHPEVEVNVSVTVARSADEAERINRGEDISTRQEDQDAAAEALAAAGEFFDPEAQHDDEAPAPASTEK